Genomic DNA from Alphaproteobacteria bacterium:
ATGCACAAATGTTAAACGGCCATTTTTGCCCGAAATTCAGGCTGTATTATGCGGAAATCTGGGATTTTTTGTTGTGTAGCATATGTGGAGTCAGAGTCCGGAGTTCTACCATTAAACTATGCCCCAATGCGACGCGCATTATATAACGCAAAAAAACAAAAATCAATCAAAATATTTATATGAAATCACCCCTAGTGCATCAAGCGCCAAAAACATCAATAATTATGACCAAGGGGGAAACACACATGACACACATAAAAATACTAAGCGCACTGGTTGCGTGCCTGACATTGATACAATCTGCCGACGCATGCACCGGCATAACACTGAAATCCAAAGACGACGCAACAATCGTCGCCCGCACCATTGATTGGTCGGGAACCGAAATGAACAATATCTATACCGTCGTTCCACGCGGTCACGCGACGCAATCATTACTGCCCGATGGGACAATGAATGGACTGTCGTACATATCGTTGTATGGTTATGTCGGCATGGCGGTTGAACAGCCTGAATTTGTCGTCGACGGCACGAACGAAGCCGGCCTGTCCGCCGCCCTGTTCTATTTTCCAAACTATGGCGAATACAAGCCATATAACCCCGCCGACCAGGATATTTCCCTGGCCGATTTCCAGGTTGTATCATGGATACTGTCACGATTTTCCACCATCGACCAGGTCAAAGCCGCCATCAACGATGTACGCATTATCAACATAGACCCGTCCGCATCCACCGTACATTGGCGCATCACTGAACCATCCGGCCGCCAGGTTGTTATGGAAATCGTCGACGGCGTGCCGAACTTCTATGAAAACGAAATCGGTGTGTTAACAAATTCACCCGGATTCCAGTGGCAAACCACAAACCTGAACAACTATGTCAATCTGCATCCCGGTGGCGCAGGCCCAACCAAGTTCGGTCCAATTGACCTGCGGGCATTTGGTTCGGGATCTGGGTTCTTGGGCCTGCCGGGGGACTTTACCCCGCCATCACGCTTTGTTCGTGCGGCATTCCTGAAAACATATTCATTGGAACAGCCGACCGCCATGGACACCGTGAACCAGGCATTTCATCTGTTAAACAACTTTGATGTGCCATTGGGGGTTCAATTCGCCGTTGGCCGCGCCCCGAACAATATGCCGTCTGCGACCCAGTGGACTGTGGCGACCGACCTGAAAAACATGACGATATATTATCACACCATGTACAACCGCACAATTCGCAGCATTGATATGAAATCCATAGACTTTGCGACCGTCCCATTCCAGTATCATGCGCTGGACACGGCCAAGCGGCAAACGATTGTACCGGTTCAAATCAATTAACCCGCCCACGAACCGGGTGCATATTTTTAGTGAACAAATCCTTGCAATTTCTAAAAAAACACATATAATTAGTGCGATTTTGCGGGTGGGCGCATTATCAATCCGATTAACCCCACAAGACCCCCAGAGAGATTTTAGGTGGCCTGCCACCCGAAACCTTGGTGAAGGGTGGCAAACTTTGATGAATATTTTCTTATGAAAGATTTATCCAAAGATTTATTTAATCCTGTATCTGGCGAAGATTTTGTCCAGATGTTTGACGCGAACTATGGTTCCCAAGAAACTTTACAAGGCTATGCAACCAAGGGTACTGTAAAAGATATCCGTGGTGATTTTGCAATGGTCGACGTTGGTTTAAAATCCGAAGGTCGCGTTCCATTAAAAGAATTCGGTGCATCTGTACCCGTCGTTGGCGACATCATTGACGTTTTTGTTGAACGTTATGAATCCCGCGAAGGCACAGCCGTTCTGTCATATACCAAGGCCCGCGCTGAAAAGGCATGGAAAGACCTGGAAAAGACAGTTGCCGAAGGTATCGACCCAGAAGGTACAATTATCGATGTTGTACGTGGTGGCTTTACTGTTGACATCAATGGCGTATTTGCATTTATGCCATCATCCCAGGTTGACCACAAACCAATCCGCGATGCAAAATCATTGATTGGGTTAAAGGACAAATTCCGCGTATTGAAAATGGACGCTTTGCGCACAAACGCAATCGTATCACGTCGCGCGATTCAGTCTGACACAATCGCAGCGGCGCAGAAAGAAGCGATGAAGAACATTTCCCTGGGCGCAGTCCTGGAAGGTACAGTGAAAAACATCACAGATTACGGTGTATTCGTTGATTTGGGCGGCATCGATGGTCTGTTACACGTAACCGACTTGTCTTGGAAACGCGTAAATCACCCACGCGAATTGGTTCACGTTGGTGAAAAGATTCAGGTCAAAGTTATCCAGTTCGACCCAGAATCACATCGCATTTCCTTGGGCATGAAACAACTGGAAGAAGACCCATGGGAAACAGCATCCCGTGCATTCAATGTTGGCGACACAGTATCGGGCAAAGTATCATCTTTGACAGATTACGGTGCATTCATTGATCTGGGCAACAATATCGAAGGTCTGGTTCACATGTCTGAACTGTCCTGGACAAACAAGAACATCCACCCCAGCAAAGTTCTGCAAAACGGCATGGATGTAAACGTTGTTGTTTTGGGCATCGACCAGGATAAACGTCGTATTTCATTGGGCTATAAACAGCTGCAACCAAATCCATGGAAACAGTTTGCTGAAACCCACAATGTTGGCGATGTAATCACAGGCCCAATCAAAAACACAACTGAATTCGGTCTGTTCGTTGCCTTGACCCCAGAATTGGACGGTATGGTTCACATTTCTGACCTGTCATGGAACAAACTGGACGAAGAAGAACTGAAGAAATTCGTTCGTGGCCAGGAAGTAACCGCGAAAATCTTGGACATCAATCCAGAAAAAGAACGCGTTACACTGGGCATCAAACAGTTGACAGAAAGTGCTGAAAACAACTCGGCTTCTTTAAAGAAAGGCGCGGTTGTATGCGGCACAGTTTCCGAAATCACACCTGATGAATTGGTTTTGACATTGGCGGGCGATGTACGCGGTATTATCCGTCGCACAGACCTGTCCCGTGAAAAATCAGAACAGGACACATCAAAATACAGCGTTGGCGACAGCGTCGAAGCATCCGTTGTTTCCGTCGAAGACAACACTGTTAAATTGTCTGTCCGTGCTCTGCAGGTGACATTGGAAAAGCAGGCAGTCAAAGAATTCGCAAACGAAGCCGATTCCGGCTCTGTTTTGGGCGACATCTTGGGCGCAGCTATCGAAAACAGCAAAAAATAATTTGTAAATATATAAATTGTTTCACCGTCTGCCTGGCAGACGGTGTTTTTTTATGATAGAATCTACAATATGAATAACAAAAAACAAATCATCGTTATGATGGGCGGCCCCGGCGTTGGCAAGGGGACATTTTCACGCATGTTAATGGCGCGCCACCCCCTGACACATATCGAGGCCGGCGCCCTGCTTCGCGCCGAACCAGCAGATTCCGAAATTGGCAAATTAATATCGGCGGGCAACCTTGTGCCAGATAAATTGGTCTGTGATTTAATGGCACAAAAAATTTCAAACCATGATATGATTCTGGATGGATTCCCCCGCACACTGGGCCAGGCAAAATGGTTGGTTCAAAATTATGCCGACAAATTTGATATCCATGTCCTGTATTTGGCAACCGATGACGCAACATTAATTGCCCGCATCCAAAAACGCATCCGCGATGGCACAAAACGCGCCGATGACGCCACGATGGATATCATCCGCCACCGTCTGGAAAATTTTCAGCGCATCACCATGCCCGCAGTTAATTGGTTACGCACCGCCCCCGGCATAAAATTCAGTGAAATAAACGCCACCGGCGACGCATCCGACAACTTCGCCGAAATAATATCCGCATTGGGCAAATAAAAAACGCCCACAGGCGCAGAATTCCAAGACTCCAAGCAATTTCCTTATGCCGAATCCAAACGGTGGTTTGTTTTCGACATATTTTCTGAAGCAATTTTGGCGCAATTTCAAAAGAAAGTCAATCCCATTTTATGCCGAATCTAAACCACCGTTTAGACATGACAAAAGAATAATGGGAGAGCAAAATATGTCAAAATTATCTTTTTTGGGTAAATTCAGATTCAACCTGGTCATTGGTTTATTTTTTTCGTCGGTTATATTCCCCGCATACGCCGACAGATGTTCCGTCTGCGAAGAATTGATGTATCGTGTCGATGATAGTTGTGGTTCTATTTGGTGCAGAACACCTAGTGACCTGATGGATATGATTGATGACAAAGGTGCAGAAATTGCAAATGAATCACAAATGGAAGACGAAACCGCAATCGATATCGCAAACGAAATTTCTGGCTATTTTGACACATACAGACAACTGTACAATTACTGGACCACAAATTCTGACCCCACAGGATTTTGTACCGGGCTTGAAATATGTGGTTCAGACTCTGATATTGTCGTGGACTCTCCATGCCCAATCGTAACCAGCTATTTTACCACCAACCCATCAATGCCACGTGGCGCAATAATAAAGGTCGACGAATCCTGCCTTTCATATGAACAAAGTCAAAACTATTTAAACAATCCTGGCGATATAACTAACTGTTCCACCCTAGAAGAAATCCCCGTTATGTATTGCGATACTGACTTAACATCATGCAGTGGCCCCAATTACGTCACCTATGGTGTGATTTTTAGTTGCACCAGATGCGAAGGCAGATATGGCCTTAACCCACTCGAAATAGTTTATGGCAATTTTTCCACCACAATGTATGGATTTGGTTGCAGCGTCTGTAATTATTGCTCAACATGTACCGACGATACATCATGGACCACTGATTCATCAACCACATCCAGACAATACCGTGACTATGCCGATTGCAGTTGCGAAAACCAAACCTGCGAATACGAAAGGCATTATCGCTGTGCACCGGGATATTATAATAAATACAATTGGGCCACATCAACCAGCACGTCAAATTTCAATTGCACTCGTTGTCCCGCGGTATCTGGCGCATATACAAACAGCGCAATGACCACCCAGGCATATGGGACATCGGTTGGCGGAACCATTGGCGCAACAACATGTTATATGCCAAACGGCACATACTATGAATCATCCGGCGAATTTGCAATATCTGGCGCAGGTGTTAGTTGCAAATACAGTGAATAAAAATCCCCCATCCGGGCCCCGCGCAAAAGAATGTTTGCGTGGGTGGACATTGGGGGATTTTTTTACTGTCCCATACCGGCCGGACTAAATCGTCCAATATTGTTAAACAATTCTTCGATTGCGTTCAGCTCAATCGCCGCGGGGATTTCTGTTTCGCCCTCGGCAATCTGGACATCCGGCAAATCCGCATCGTGTAAAACCTGGGTTTTCAATACCCGGTTGCCACGCACCCATGCCAACAAAACCGTCTCGTCGGTAAATGTCGGTGCCAATGGCCCGCGATAGTTTTCATCCGCGCCATAGTACACCCAAACTTCGTCCCCATACATAGTCTTGACCTGGGGCGCACCAATTTTTTCAATTAACGCCGATGTTGTTTTAATATTCGCAACCTGGGACGCCAAATCATCGGGGAACACATACCCGCGATGTTTGGTCTGAAATGTACAGGCCGAAAACAATACAAACGCACATAAAATAATTTTTTTCATACCTAGCCTTCCCCATTTTCTTTGACAACCGGTTTATTCAGCATTGCAAACTGCGCAATATGTTTTTTCAATTCACTTTTATACGCATTGTTTGCCTTGGCCATATCAACCAGTTTGTTAAACTGCGGATTTGCCGCACGCGCCGCACCGAAACGCGATTCTGTTTTCAAGAAATCTTCCAACGGCAACGGATTATCAACATTTGAATCCATGGTCAATGGATTATGCCCCGCGGCAATCAGGCGCGGGTCAAATCGGAACAACGGCCACGCACCGGTCTGAACCATCTGCATTTGGTGTTCCACGCCATTTTGCAGTGCGAACCCATGCGCAATACATGGTGCATACGCCAATATGATTGACGGCCCATTAAACGATGCCGCTTCGCGGAATGCACGTATTGCCTGGGCCTGGTTTGCCCCCAGTGCAATTTGTGCGACATATGCGCCACTCATCATCGCAATCATACCTAAATCTTTTTTGGCGTGTTCTTTACCGCCAATTGCGAATTTCATACTGGCACCAAACGGCGTAGACTTAGACTGCTGGCCACCGGTGTTCGAATACCCTTCGGTATCCAGAACCAATATATTCACATTTTCACCGCTGTGTAATATATGGTCAACACCGCCATACCCAATATCATACGCCCAACCGTCGCCACCGATAATCCACACAGATTTATCGACGACTTCACCAATCAGGCTTTCCGCCAGACGCGCGCGCGGCCCGTCAATTTTCGCCAACTGTTTACGCAGTTCTACTTCCAACGCGCGCTGTTTTACGGCATCTGTTTCATCAAATATATCTTCGACATTTTCAATTCCCAATTCGAACAACAACGCCCGCAGATTATCACGCTTCTGGTTCAATGCCAAACGCATACCCAAACCATATTCCGCATTATCTTCGAACAGTGAATTTGACCACGCCGGCCCACGACCATTTGCGTCACGTGTCCACGGTGTCGTTGGCAAATTCGCCCCATAAATCGATGAACAACCCGTTGCATTGGCAACCACCATCCGTTCCCCAAACAGGTGCGACAACAATTTTACATACGGCGTTTCACCACACCCCGCACACGCACCCGGAAATTCAAAGTAATGTGGCAACAATTCCACATGCTTTGGAATATTCAGGTTTAATTTTTCGCGTTCCATATCCGGCAATTTTTCGGCCGCATTAAATGCCGCCTGATTATCCGCCATAACGTCCGCCGCACGCACCATAGACAGCGCCCCCGTCGGACAATTTTTCACACACACATTACATCCCGTACAATCGGCCGGCGAAATATTAATTGTGAAATACATATCCGGCCCCAATTCTGGTGTCTTCATCGGTACAACTTTGATACCCTTGGCGCGCGCCGCATCGACCTGGTCTGCGGTCAAAGCCTTGATCCGAATAACCGCATGTGGGCACAGCATTGAACACTTGCCACATTGGATACACTTATCAATATCAACGGTTGCCACCTTATCCGATATGGCACGTTTTTCGTATTTTGATGTACCAACCGGATACTGCCCCGCGCCAAATTCACCATCGACCCGGAAACGCGAAACAGGAATCGCATCCCCACGCTGTGCCGCCATTTCGCCTAATGTCCCTGCAATTTCCGCCGGCGTATCCAATGTCATAGCCGGCACGAAATCCGGCGCAAAATTCGACACCGACGATGGCATGTCAAATTTATGCAAAAATTCCGCCGCGCGATCGACCGCCGCCCAGTTTGCCTGAACAACGTCCATGCCCTTCTTTTTATATGTTTTTTCGATTGCAGCCTTGGCACTGATTGCGGCCTGGGCTGGATCTATAACATTGGTCAGGTTAAAGAAGTTCAACATAATAAACGTATTTATGCGATTACCCAATCCCAATTCTGCAGCCGCACGATTCGCATCCAAGAAATAAACATTTGCACGAATCCGCATCAAGTGTTCCTGGGTATCGCGTGGCAAATTCGCAAACGCAACATCCGGTGTCATCGATGTGTTAATCATCACCGTACCGCCTGCACGCAGACCACGGAACACATCAAAACGTTGCGCAATCATAAAGTTTGAAACACTGATAAAATCTGCCACTTCGACCAAGTACTGACTTTTAATCGGCGCATCTGAAAAACGAATATGCGATGCGGTTAAGCCACCTGATTTTTTAGAATCATACACAGCATAAGACTGTGGATACAAATCAGAATTTTCCCCAACAATCTTAACAATATTTTTTACCGCGCCAACTGTACCATCACTGCCGATACCATATAAAATTGCAGTCTTGAAATTCGGATCTTCGACTGCGAACGCCGGATCAGTCTTTAACGACAACCCCATCAAATCATCTTCAATTCCAACTGTAAAGTTATGATGTAATTGTCCCCGCATCAGGTTTTCATAAATCGCCTTAACATCACGCGGTTTAAATTCCTTGGACCCCAGTCCATATCGTCCACCAAATACCGCAACACCATCCGCTACAACCGACTTTACATCCTGGTACAGCGGCTCACCAATACTGCCCGGTTCTTTGGTACGATCCAGCACCGCAATTGCCCGCACAGATTTTGGCAACACACGACGGAACGCATCAACCGGGAACGGCCGATACAAATGTACCTTGACCAATCCCAATCCACGTGGCAGGTGTGGCAATGTTTCTTCAATCGTGTCAACCGCGCTGCCCATAGCGACGATAACAAATTCCGCATTTTCATCACCCACATAATCGACCAGGTTATATTTGCGCCCCGTCAGTTCCGCAAACTCATCCATACACCTCTGAACAATTTCCGGTGTTTTTTCATACAGTGGGTTTGCCGCTTCGCGTCCCTGGAAATAGACATCTGGGTTTTGCGCAGTCCCACGGATTGTCGGCCGGTCCGGTGTCATACCACGCGCCCGATTTTCCAACACCAATTTTTCAGGAATCATTTTTTCCAACACTTCGTCCGGTATGCGCGTCAGACGCGATTCTTCGTGACTGGTACGAAATCCATCAAAGAAGTGCAAGAACGGCACCCGCGCCCGCAACGTTGCCGCATGCGCAATCGCCGCCATATCGTGTGCCTGTTGCACATTATGCGACGACAACATCGCAAAGCCTGTCGAACGCACCGACATAACATCACTGTGGTCGCCAAAAATCGACAACGCATGTGTTGCCAGCGCACGCGCCGCCACATGCATAACAAACGGCGTCTGTTCACCGGCAATTTTATACATATTCGGAATCATCAACAATAAACCCTGGGACGCTGTAAATGTTGTCGCCAAACTGCCCATCTGTAATGCGCCATGCATCGCGCCGGCCGCCCCCGCTTCGGACTGCATTTCGATAATCTGTGGGATTGCGCCCCAAATATTTTTTTTATGCTG
This window encodes:
- a CDS encoding choloylglycine hydrolase family protein, whose translation is MTHIKILSALVACLTLIQSADACTGITLKSKDDATIVARTIDWSGTEMNNIYTVVPRGHATQSLLPDGTMNGLSYISLYGYVGMAVEQPEFVVDGTNEAGLSAALFYFPNYGEYKPYNPADQDISLADFQVVSWILSRFSTIDQVKAAINDVRIINIDPSASTVHWRITEPSGRQVVMEIVDGVPNFYENEIGVLTNSPGFQWQTTNLNNYVNLHPGGAGPTKFGPIDLRAFGSGSGFLGLPGDFTPPSRFVRAAFLKTYSLEQPTAMDTVNQAFHLLNNFDVPLGVQFAVGRAPNNMPSATQWTVATDLKNMTIYYHTMYNRTIRSIDMKSIDFATVPFQYHALDTAKRQTIVPVQIN
- a CDS encoding 30S ribosomal protein S1, which codes for MKDLSKDLFNPVSGEDFVQMFDANYGSQETLQGYATKGTVKDIRGDFAMVDVGLKSEGRVPLKEFGASVPVVGDIIDVFVERYESREGTAVLSYTKARAEKAWKDLEKTVAEGIDPEGTIIDVVRGGFTVDINGVFAFMPSSQVDHKPIRDAKSLIGLKDKFRVLKMDALRTNAIVSRRAIQSDTIAAAQKEAMKNISLGAVLEGTVKNITDYGVFVDLGGIDGLLHVTDLSWKRVNHPRELVHVGEKIQVKVIQFDPESHRISLGMKQLEEDPWETASRAFNVGDTVSGKVSSLTDYGAFIDLGNNIEGLVHMSELSWTNKNIHPSKVLQNGMDVNVVVLGIDQDKRRISLGYKQLQPNPWKQFAETHNVGDVITGPIKNTTEFGLFVALTPELDGMVHISDLSWNKLDEEELKKFVRGQEVTAKILDINPEKERVTLGIKQLTESAENNSASLKKGAVVCGTVSEITPDELVLTLAGDVRGIIRRTDLSREKSEQDTSKYSVGDSVEASVVSVEDNTVKLSVRALQVTLEKQAVKEFANEADSGSVLGDILGAAIENSKK
- a CDS encoding nucleoside monophosphate kinase; this translates as MNNKKQIIVMMGGPGVGKGTFSRMLMARHPLTHIEAGALLRAEPADSEIGKLISAGNLVPDKLVCDLMAQKISNHDMILDGFPRTLGQAKWLVQNYADKFDIHVLYLATDDATLIARIQKRIRDGTKRADDATMDIIRHRLENFQRITMPAVNWLRTAPGIKFSEINATGDASDNFAEIISALGK
- the nifJ gene encoding pyruvate:ferredoxin (flavodoxin) oxidoreductase, yielding MSKLIVDGNWAAADVAYRCVDFAAIYPITPSSTMGELADEWSFQHKKNIWGAIPQIIEMQSEAGAAGAMHGALQMGSLATTFTASQGLLLMIPNMYKIAGEQTPFVMHVAARALATHALSIFGDHSDVMSVRSTGFAMLSSHNVQQAHDMAAIAHAATLRARVPFLHFFDGFRTSHEESRLTRIPDEVLEKMIPEKLVLENRARGMTPDRPTIRGTAQNPDVYFQGREAANPLYEKTPEIVQRCMDEFAELTGRKYNLVDYVGDENAEFVIVAMGSAVDTIEETLPHLPRGLGLVKVHLYRPFPVDAFRRVLPKSVRAIAVLDRTKEPGSIGEPLYQDVKSVVADGVAVFGGRYGLGSKEFKPRDVKAIYENLMRGQLHHNFTVGIEDDLMGLSLKTDPAFAVEDPNFKTAILYGIGSDGTVGAVKNIVKIVGENSDLYPQSYAVYDSKKSGGLTASHIRFSDAPIKSQYLVEVADFISVSNFMIAQRFDVFRGLRAGGTVMINTSMTPDVAFANLPRDTQEHLMRIRANVYFLDANRAAAELGLGNRINTFIMLNFFNLTNVIDPAQAAISAKAAIEKTYKKKGMDVVQANWAAVDRAAEFLHKFDMPSSVSNFAPDFVPAMTLDTPAEIAGTLGEMAAQRGDAIPVSRFRVDGEFGAGQYPVGTSKYEKRAISDKVATVDIDKCIQCGKCSMLCPHAVIRIKALTADQVDAARAKGIKVVPMKTPELGPDMYFTINISPADCTGCNVCVKNCPTGALSMVRAADVMADNQAAFNAAEKLPDMEREKLNLNIPKHVELLPHYFEFPGACAGCGETPYVKLLSHLFGERMVVANATGCSSIYGANLPTTPWTRDANGRGPAWSNSLFEDNAEYGLGMRLALNQKRDNLRALLFELGIENVEDIFDETDAVKQRALEVELRKQLAKIDGPRARLAESLIGEVVDKSVWIIGGDGWAYDIGYGGVDHILHSGENVNILVLDTEGYSNTGGQQSKSTPFGASMKFAIGGKEHAKKDLGMIAMMSGAYVAQIALGANQAQAIRAFREAASFNGPSIILAYAPCIAHGFALQNGVEHQMQMVQTGAWPLFRFDPRLIAAGHNPLTMDSNVDNPLPLEDFLKTESRFGAARAANPQFNKLVDMAKANNAYKSELKKHIAQFAMLNKPVVKENGEG